One genomic region from Vanessa tameamea isolate UH-Manoa-2023 chromosome 14, ilVanTame1 primary haplotype, whole genome shotgun sequence encodes:
- the LOC113398520 gene encoding spermine oxidase-like isoform X1: MVTSVMDIIVVGCGASGIAALRKLHEAGLKVLGLEAADRIGGRIRTVEYGDCFLDLGAAWCHGEKGNVVFDLANPLDLLGRPKPDQKYFVLSNGTLLPIEAGEGIVQALNEELATANKNTKGSISACIRNAAKTNPTLKEDPELAQSFVEWYEKNNHVGGQIDPKKGKSLKGLEVFSNCEGEFMLNWKGRGYTTILDILLNKYPDPSKELPIEIHLKKEVESIKWRTSKPGLDAGNPLVQIKCKDGSLYAAKSVIVTVSLGVLKERHHQLFNPPLPSEKINAINNLQLCVLDKIYIEFTKPWWPKTPACFNILWRKEDKAKFTSEEQWVTEIPGFNTVEYHPNLLLAWIYGEGAKKMENTSEERVKAGVFKLLEVFFNKEFNVTPVKSILRSQWASNPLARGAYSYRSVATEENGGSAVILSEPLYHGNNFPVACFAGEATSHHRHSAVHGAVEAGFREAERLIASFTK; the protein is encoded by the exons atggtCAC ATCAGTTATGGATATAATAGTCGTTGGTTGCGGCGCCTCCGGGATTGCAGCGCTGCGGAAACTTCACGAGGCCGGCTTAAAGGTGCTCGGTTTAGAAGCTGCTGATAGGATCGGGGGTAGAATTCGTACGGTAGAATATGGTGACTGTTTTCTTGATTTAGGAGCCGCTTG GTGCCATGGTGAGAAAGGCAATGTTGTATTTGATCTAGCAAATCCATTAGATCTCTTGGGTAGACCAAAACCggaccaaaaatattttgtcctgTCAAACGGAACTTTGCTGCCTATTGAAGCGGGCGAAGGAATCGTTCAAGCTTTAAATGAAGAATTAGCTACTGCTAATAAGAATACTAAAGGATCGATTTCTGCATGTATACGAAATGc GGCGAAGACCAATCCAACCCTAAAAGAAGATCCTGAATTAGCTCAATCATTTGTAGAATGGTACGAAAAAAATAACCACGTTGGTGGACAAATTGATCCAAAGAAGGGGAAATCTTTAAAAGGTTTAGAAGTGTTTTCAAATTGTGAAGGAGAATTTATGCTTAACTGGAAAGGAAGAGGTTATACGACTATACTTGATATTCTCTTG AACAAATATCCTGATCCCTCAAAAGAACTACCAATCGAAATACATCTTAAGAAAGAGGTCGAAAGCATAAAATGGCGAACAAGTAAACCAGGTCTGGATGCCGGAAATCCTCTGGttcaaatcaaatgtaaagACGGCAGTTTGTATGCAGCGAAAAGCGTCATTGTTACTGTATCCCTTGGAGTTTTAAAAGAAAG ACACCACCAATTATTCAACCCTCCTTTACCCTCTGAAAAGATCAATGCAATCAATAATCTCCAACTCTGTGTGCTCGACAAAATCTATATTGAGTTTACAAAGCCATGGTGGCCAAAAACACCAGcttgtttcaatattttgtgGAGAAAAGAAGATAAAGCCAAATTTACAAGTGAAGAACAATGGGTAACTGAAATTCCTGGTTTCAATACTGTGGAGTATCATCCTAATTTGCTTTTGGCTTGGATTTATGGAGAAGGGGCGAAGAAAATGGAGAATACCAGCGAAGAACGAGTTAAAGCTGGTGTTTTTAAGCTGTTGGAAGTGTTTTTCAACAAGGAATTCAATGTAACACCGGTGAAATCTATTTTAAG GTCGCAATGGGCGTCAAATCCTCTAGCTAGAGGCGCGTATTCGTACCGCAGTGTTGCCACAGAGGAAAATGGCGGTAGTGCTGTAATTTTATCCGAACCGTTATATCACGGCAACAATTTCCCCGTCGCTTGTTTCGCGGGCGAGGCGACGTCACATCATAGACATTCAGCCGTCCATGGTGCCGTGGAAGCTGGATTCCGAGAAGCTGAAAGATTGATTGccagttttacaaaataa
- the LOC113398520 gene encoding spermine oxidase-like isoform X2 has translation MDIIVVGCGASGIAALRKLHEAGLKVLGLEAADRIGGRIRTVEYGDCFLDLGAAWCHGEKGNVVFDLANPLDLLGRPKPDQKYFVLSNGTLLPIEAGEGIVQALNEELATANKNTKGSISACIRNAAKTNPTLKEDPELAQSFVEWYEKNNHVGGQIDPKKGKSLKGLEVFSNCEGEFMLNWKGRGYTTILDILLNKYPDPSKELPIEIHLKKEVESIKWRTSKPGLDAGNPLVQIKCKDGSLYAAKSVIVTVSLGVLKERHHQLFNPPLPSEKINAINNLQLCVLDKIYIEFTKPWWPKTPACFNILWRKEDKAKFTSEEQWVTEIPGFNTVEYHPNLLLAWIYGEGAKKMENTSEERVKAGVFKLLEVFFNKEFNVTPVKSILRSQWASNPLARGAYSYRSVATEENGGSAVILSEPLYHGNNFPVACFAGEATSHHRHSAVHGAVEAGFREAERLIASFTK, from the exons ATGGATATAATAGTCGTTGGTTGCGGCGCCTCCGGGATTGCAGCGCTGCGGAAACTTCACGAGGCCGGCTTAAAGGTGCTCGGTTTAGAAGCTGCTGATAGGATCGGGGGTAGAATTCGTACGGTAGAATATGGTGACTGTTTTCTTGATTTAGGAGCCGCTTG GTGCCATGGTGAGAAAGGCAATGTTGTATTTGATCTAGCAAATCCATTAGATCTCTTGGGTAGACCAAAACCggaccaaaaatattttgtcctgTCAAACGGAACTTTGCTGCCTATTGAAGCGGGCGAAGGAATCGTTCAAGCTTTAAATGAAGAATTAGCTACTGCTAATAAGAATACTAAAGGATCGATTTCTGCATGTATACGAAATGc GGCGAAGACCAATCCAACCCTAAAAGAAGATCCTGAATTAGCTCAATCATTTGTAGAATGGTACGAAAAAAATAACCACGTTGGTGGACAAATTGATCCAAAGAAGGGGAAATCTTTAAAAGGTTTAGAAGTGTTTTCAAATTGTGAAGGAGAATTTATGCTTAACTGGAAAGGAAGAGGTTATACGACTATACTTGATATTCTCTTG AACAAATATCCTGATCCCTCAAAAGAACTACCAATCGAAATACATCTTAAGAAAGAGGTCGAAAGCATAAAATGGCGAACAAGTAAACCAGGTCTGGATGCCGGAAATCCTCTGGttcaaatcaaatgtaaagACGGCAGTTTGTATGCAGCGAAAAGCGTCATTGTTACTGTATCCCTTGGAGTTTTAAAAGAAAG ACACCACCAATTATTCAACCCTCCTTTACCCTCTGAAAAGATCAATGCAATCAATAATCTCCAACTCTGTGTGCTCGACAAAATCTATATTGAGTTTACAAAGCCATGGTGGCCAAAAACACCAGcttgtttcaatattttgtgGAGAAAAGAAGATAAAGCCAAATTTACAAGTGAAGAACAATGGGTAACTGAAATTCCTGGTTTCAATACTGTGGAGTATCATCCTAATTTGCTTTTGGCTTGGATTTATGGAGAAGGGGCGAAGAAAATGGAGAATACCAGCGAAGAACGAGTTAAAGCTGGTGTTTTTAAGCTGTTGGAAGTGTTTTTCAACAAGGAATTCAATGTAACACCGGTGAAATCTATTTTAAG GTCGCAATGGGCGTCAAATCCTCTAGCTAGAGGCGCGTATTCGTACCGCAGTGTTGCCACAGAGGAAAATGGCGGTAGTGCTGTAATTTTATCCGAACCGTTATATCACGGCAACAATTTCCCCGTCGCTTGTTTCGCGGGCGAGGCGACGTCACATCATAGACATTCAGCCGTCCATGGTGCCGTGGAAGCTGGATTCCGAGAAGCTGAAAGATTGATTGccagttttacaaaataa